In Armatimonadota bacterium, one genomic interval encodes:
- a CDS encoding M55 family metallopeptidase, translating to MKIYISVDIEGITGLVHFHQYSAESGQQYDMRLQMTREANAAVAGAFEGGATEVLVNDAHGTQKNLIPLELDKRARLILGNTKPLSMMQGIDESFDGAFFVGYHGGAGTQAVCSHTYTDYVAEVRLNGQPAGEVMINAAVAGYFGVPVALVTGDSAVCNEALSILGAVETVAVKEPITRASAKSLHPEIACERIKAAAKSAVERLSELEPFTLEPPIRLAISFTHAGCADRAEIMPGSRRLDAVTVGYESEDFHNLYRGFLTMLDLAGTAA from the coding sequence TTGAAGATTTATATCTCAGTAGATATTGAAGGGATAACGGGACTGGTACACTTTCACCAATATTCGGCAGAAAGCGGCCAGCAGTACGATATGAGACTGCAGATGACGCGCGAAGCAAACGCCGCAGTGGCAGGAGCGTTCGAAGGCGGCGCAACCGAGGTATTGGTGAATGATGCCCATGGAACCCAAAAAAACCTTATACCGTTGGAATTGGATAAAAGAGCTAGGCTAATCCTAGGGAATACCAAGCCCCTTTCGATGATGCAAGGGATTGATGAATCATTCGACGGGGCTTTCTTTGTGGGCTACCACGGCGGCGCTGGAACGCAGGCAGTGTGTTCCCACACGTACACCGATTATGTAGCCGAGGTTAGATTAAATGGACAGCCTGCCGGCGAGGTTATGATAAATGCGGCAGTCGCAGGATACTTCGGAGTCCCCGTCGCCCTTGTGACCGGAGATTCCGCTGTCTGCAACGAAGCGTTGTCTATCCTCGGCGCAGTTGAAACGGTAGCAGTAAAAGAGCCCATAACGAGGGCTTCAGCCAAAAGCTTGCATCCCGAAATTGCATGTGAGCGGATTAAAGCCGCCGCAAAGTCAGCCGTCGAGCGGCTATCGGAGCTGGAACCATTTACATTGGAACCCCCCATCCGATTAGCGATATCCTTTACACACGCTGGCTGTGCGGACCGCGCAGAAATCATGCCTGGCTCAAGGAGGTTGGATGCCGTAACAGTCGGCTACGAGTCAGAAGACTTCCACAATCTTTATCGTGGATTTCTAACAATGTTGGACTTGGCGGGAACAGCCGCATAA
- a CDS encoding PRC-barrel domain-containing protein, producing MTEISMEEPGTHEPLILEKLSDLEDQEDYLNHYPDIRGHAVVNPLGEEVGIVEDLYVNPRNRQVEMAAIEFNGMVGVGGKHVLVPVEELEILDDAVRILTHVEKIRLAPEFHEGAPAFEPYYEYWSSQAVGPSEEPGSGYVRPPGRLTLAGEQEEVEIEEEEEIEEEEEEDEEEEEVVGAAKDKKKGKKKKKKHVQVEYDPDRDTVIVRRKHR from the coding sequence ATGACTGAAATATCGATGGAAGAACCGGGTACCCACGAGCCATTGATTTTAGAAAAGCTCAGCGACCTTGAAGATCAAGAAGATTATCTCAATCATTATCCCGACATCCGTGGCCATGCGGTAGTCAATCCTCTTGGCGAGGAAGTTGGAATTGTTGAAGACCTTTATGTGAATCCGCGCAACCGTCAAGTAGAAATGGCGGCAATCGAGTTCAACGGCATGGTTGGGGTGGGCGGAAAACACGTCCTAGTTCCGGTTGAAGAGCTAGAAATTCTCGATGATGCGGTTCGTATCCTGACTCACGTAGAGAAAATTCGCTTGGCACCGGAGTTTCATGAGGGGGCCCCCGCATTTGAGCCCTACTACGAATATTGGTCCAGCCAGGCGGTTGGGCCAAGCGAGGAACCTGGCAGCGGGTATGTGAGGCCACCAGGGCGTCTCACGCTTGCCGGCGAACAAGAAGAAGTGGAGATAGAAGAGGAGGAAGAGATAGAGGAAGAAGAGGAAGAAGATGAAGAGGAAGAAGAGGTCGTCGGCGCCGCCAAGGATAAGAAGAAAGGCAAGAAAAAGAAGAAGAAACACGTCCAGGTCGAGTACGATCCCGATCGCGACACGGTCATCGTTCGCCGCAAGCACCGCC
- a CDS encoding nicotinate phosphoribosyltransferase, which yields MRPRNCGMSPLGPLFTDLYELTMMAGYYYHHKQNEPAVFEYFFRKLPNDTGFAIFAGLDDLLDDLSDFRFSDDDLDYLRSLGLFPKDFLEAMKHFKFEGDLWAPPEGTPIFPHEPVVRVQAPLAQAQLIETLLLCRLNYQTLIATKAARVKYAAENDPVLEFGLRRAQGPDGGMSGTRAAIIGGCDSTSNTQAAKCFGVQAVGTQAHSWIMSFPSEIEAFRAYAEVFPKNLILLVDTYDTLSSGVPNAIKVFKELRAKGWTGRPGIRIDSGDLAKLSKEAYKMLAEAGFEDALIVASSELDEMLIADIKRQGAKVNAWGVGTKLMTGGTEPALGGVYKLAAIYENGRWEPKFKITDNPEKMTDPGIKMPIRFYDKNGFIVGDVMFQDDDESWKMGEVVSHDRMVFEQILRFSSHCERHPLLQPVMRQGKRLVPPKPVPEIRAFAQEQIKHIPAEMRRLVNPQTYWVGLSDRLAREKRRAIEEFWQAHGRK from the coding sequence ATGCGTCCAAGAAATTGCGGCATGTCGCCATTAGGACCTTTATTCACAGACCTTTACGAATTAACAATGATGGCAGGCTATTACTACCATCATAAGCAAAATGAGCCCGCTGTCTTTGAGTATTTCTTCCGCAAACTGCCCAACGACACAGGATTCGCAATCTTCGCTGGACTCGATGACCTGCTTGACGACTTAAGCGATTTTCGCTTTTCCGACGATGACTTAGATTATCTCCGGAGCCTTGGCCTTTTCCCAAAAGACTTTCTGGAGGCAATGAAACATTTTAAATTCGAGGGTGACCTGTGGGCGCCTCCCGAAGGTACACCAATTTTTCCGCATGAACCAGTAGTCAGAGTACAGGCCCCCCTTGCACAGGCACAACTCATTGAAACGCTACTTCTCTGCCGGCTCAACTATCAAACCCTAATAGCTACAAAAGCCGCAAGGGTAAAGTACGCCGCAGAAAACGACCCCGTCCTCGAGTTTGGCCTTCGTAGAGCGCAAGGACCGGATGGCGGAATGAGCGGAACTCGCGCTGCAATAATCGGCGGTTGCGACTCCACATCTAACACCCAAGCGGCAAAATGCTTTGGCGTCCAAGCCGTCGGGACTCAAGCGCACAGCTGGATAATGTCTTTCCCATCGGAGATTGAAGCTTTCCGAGCCTATGCGGAGGTATTTCCCAAGAATCTAATCTTGCTCGTGGATACATATGACACCCTATCAAGTGGCGTGCCCAACGCAATTAAAGTCTTCAAAGAGCTTCGCGCTAAAGGCTGGACGGGCAGGCCAGGAATTCGCATAGACTCAGGTGATTTAGCAAAATTAAGCAAAGAAGCCTACAAAATGCTCGCCGAAGCCGGCTTTGAGGATGCCCTAATTGTGGCATCAAGCGAGCTTGATGAAATGCTAATCGCCGATATCAAACGCCAAGGTGCAAAGGTAAACGCTTGGGGTGTTGGCACCAAGCTCATGACTGGAGGCACAGAACCCGCTCTCGGTGGAGTCTACAAACTTGCGGCAATCTATGAAAACGGCCGCTGGGAGCCAAAGTTTAAGATTACGGATAACCCCGAGAAAATGACAGACCCAGGAATTAAGATGCCAATCAGATTCTACGACAAAAACGGCTTTATCGTAGGGGACGTGATGTTCCAAGATGATGACGAATCTTGGAAGATGGGCGAGGTTGTCTCACACGACCGCATGGTGTTCGAACAAATACTTAGGTTTTCTAGCCACTGTGAGAGGCATCCCCTCCTCCAACCTGTCATGCGCCAAGGAAAGAGACTCGTCCCCCCAAAACCAGTCCCAGAAATTCGAGCTTTCGCCCAGGAGCAAATCAAGCACATCCCGGCGGAAATGCGGCGCCTGGTTAATCCTCAGACCTATTGGGTTGGATTGAGCGACCGCCTTGCCAGAGAAAAGCGCCGTGCCATCGAGGAATTCTGGCAAGCACACGGAAGGAAGTAA
- the nagZ gene encoding beta-N-acetylhexosaminidase produces MNLKEKIGQLLMFGWQGETAEENLKVSAHARALVEEFKVGGIILLGRNVQSPEQVANTLNELQSLSKLPLFIAADQEGGLVTRLKDPFTIFPGNMALGATRSPDYCYKAANTSAEELLAVGVNFNFAPCVDVNINPDNPIIGVRSYGESPELVAELGVAAIKGYQSGGILACAKHFPGHGDTSVDTHLSLPVIPYDRERLNAVELKPFAEAIKAGVASIMTSHIAFAALDGKLPATLSKSILTNLLREEMGFDGLIVTDCLEMKAIADNFGTAEAAILALNAGVDILLACHTLEVQAEIRDALIRAVESGEVPEQRVDEAVERILAAKKKFDIESKRFVKVEKLRTVIGADDHRNLELEIAHKAVTVLRNKDKILPLKLGENDQILVLGMHPATESFAQAIKKYHKNTKHIRVSASPSPEEISQINQLMKQSKVALLTTCPSEPWTRGFIKEKIQAEFVSRMLNSKTPAVIVTVREPYDLRHFPDSRTCIATYGYPAATVQATADLIFGKVRPSGRLPVSVPGYADFGAGVSF; encoded by the coding sequence ATGAATCTAAAAGAGAAAATCGGACAGCTCCTAATGTTCGGCTGGCAGGGCGAAACGGCCGAAGAAAACCTGAAAGTGTCCGCTCACGCTCGTGCGCTCGTTGAAGAATTCAAAGTAGGCGGAATTATCCTTCTTGGAAGGAACGTTCAAAGTCCGGAGCAGGTTGCAAATACCCTAAACGAGCTTCAAAGCCTTTCGAAGCTCCCTCTTTTTATAGCGGCTGACCAAGAAGGCGGGCTAGTTACGCGCCTTAAGGATCCATTCACCATCTTTCCAGGGAACATGGCTCTCGGAGCTACAAGATCGCCGGATTACTGCTATAAAGCAGCGAATACAAGTGCTGAGGAGCTGTTAGCGGTCGGCGTTAATTTTAACTTCGCACCATGCGTTGACGTAAACATCAATCCAGATAACCCCATCATCGGCGTACGGTCGTACGGCGAATCACCTGAACTTGTCGCAGAGCTGGGAGTTGCCGCCATAAAAGGCTACCAATCCGGTGGAATCCTTGCTTGTGCCAAGCATTTCCCCGGACACGGCGATACTTCGGTTGATACTCACCTTTCACTGCCTGTTATCCCGTATGACCGCGAGCGCCTGAACGCAGTCGAACTAAAACCCTTCGCCGAGGCAATAAAAGCCGGCGTGGCGTCAATCATGACAAGCCACATTGCCTTTGCCGCACTCGATGGCAAACTGCCAGCAACCCTTTCAAAAAGCATTCTCACCAATCTCCTCAGAGAAGAAATGGGATTCGACGGCCTTATCGTTACCGACTGTCTAGAAATGAAAGCCATCGCCGACAACTTCGGCACCGCCGAAGCCGCAATTCTCGCCTTAAACGCCGGCGTAGATATCCTGCTCGCTTGCCACACTCTCGAAGTTCAGGCAGAAATCCGAGATGCGTTAATCCGAGCAGTTGAATCAGGCGAAGTACCAGAGCAGAGAGTGGATGAGGCTGTCGAAAGGATACTCGCCGCAAAGAAAAAATTCGACATCGAGTCAAAACGCTTTGTTAAGGTGGAAAAGCTTCGAACGGTCATCGGCGCAGATGACCACCGCAATCTCGAACTCGAAATAGCACACAAAGCCGTAACCGTGCTTAGGAACAAAGACAAAATACTGCCGCTCAAGCTTGGCGAAAATGACCAAATACTTGTGCTGGGGATGCACCCAGCGACCGAGTCATTCGCCCAAGCAATAAAGAAATATCACAAAAATACAAAGCATATTCGCGTAAGTGCTTCGCCCAGCCCTGAAGAAATTTCTCAGATAAACCAATTAATGAAGCAGTCGAAAGTTGCGCTTCTAACAACTTGTCCTTCGGAGCCATGGACGAGAGGCTTTATTAAAGAAAAAATCCAAGCCGAATTTGTTAGCCGCATGCTGAATTCCAAAACTCCCGCCGTGATTGTAACCGTAAGGGAACCATACGACCTGCGGCATTTCCCCGATTCGAGGACGTGCATAGCAACTTACGGATACCCTGCGGCAACCGTGCAAGCCACCGCAGATTTGATATTTGGCAAGGTAAGGCCAAGCGGCCGCCTCCCCGTAAGCGTTCCCGGATACGCAGATTTCGGAGCTGGCGTTAGCTTCTAA
- a CDS encoding stage 0 sporulation family protein — MPLVVGVCFKKVGKIYYFDPAGLDLQEGDFVIAETARGTELGQVMTEIREVPEEEIVPPLRSILRKATPEDFEREESNRQKEEYAFQVCAEKIQKHNLPMKLIEADYSFDGSQVTFYFAAETRVDFRELVKDLASTLRIKVQLHQVGVRDEAKFFGGLGMCGRALCCATFLKDFEPVSMKMAKEQSLFLNPIKFSGICGKLMCCLKFEYPIYKEAKSRLPAVGSTVMTPRGPGKVTEVNIIKEMLTIDFGEGIIGHYPASEVKVVCTLSKEGNDGVEDEQRGAEFQPPPTCKCPAENCSAHLINQEEGDFEPRDERFQEIPSDYKTQKEQ, encoded by the coding sequence ATGCCATTAGTTGTTGGAGTGTGCTTTAAAAAGGTTGGGAAGATTTACTATTTTGATCCTGCCGGGCTTGACTTGCAGGAAGGTGATTTCGTCATTGCCGAGACTGCGCGCGGCACCGAATTAGGCCAGGTAATGACCGAAATCCGCGAGGTTCCCGAGGAAGAAATAGTGCCGCCTTTGAGAAGTATTCTCCGTAAGGCGACGCCTGAGGATTTCGAACGTGAGGAGAGCAACAGACAGAAAGAAGAGTACGCTTTTCAAGTTTGTGCTGAAAAAATCCAAAAACACAACCTGCCAATGAAGCTAATCGAAGCGGATTACTCATTTGACGGTTCTCAGGTGACATTTTATTTTGCCGCCGAAACACGGGTTGATTTTCGCGAGCTTGTAAAGGACTTGGCAAGCACTTTGCGAATAAAGGTTCAGCTTCACCAAGTCGGCGTGCGCGATGAAGCCAAGTTCTTTGGCGGCTTGGGGATGTGCGGGCGAGCGTTGTGCTGCGCAACCTTTCTAAAGGATTTCGAACCAGTCTCCATGAAAATGGCAAAAGAGCAAAGCCTTTTCCTCAATCCCATCAAGTTTTCCGGCATATGTGGCAAGTTAATGTGCTGTTTGAAATTCGAATATCCAATCTATAAGGAGGCAAAGTCAAGGCTTCCAGCAGTTGGCTCCACGGTAATGACGCCAAGAGGTCCGGGCAAAGTAACAGAGGTAAACATTATTAAAGAGATGCTTACAATTGACTTCGGCGAGGGAATCATTGGCCACTATCCCGCTTCCGAGGTTAAAGTAGTTTGTACCTTATCCAAAGAAGGAAATGACGGAGTGGAAGACGAGCAAAGGGGAGCCGAATTTCAACCGCCTCCAACGTGCAAATGTCCTGCAGAAAATTGTTCTGCGCATTTGATAAACCAAGAAGAGGGCGATTTTGAGCCCAGGGATGAGCGATTCCAAGAGATTCCTAGCGACTACAAAACGCAGAAGGAGCAGTAG
- a CDS encoding Gfo/Idh/MocA family oxidoreductase — protein sequence MSRRDFLKGSAAAGAALGLGVYSSNTALAEPKVIGANDRILVGIIGCGNKGTSHLRSLVQKSKNGGKVAVVAVCDIYERRKQRAKEISGAEVYHDYRKLLERKDIDAVVIATPDHWHAPMAIDAMQAGKDVYLEKPMTYTWEEAKKVAQVAKETNRVLQVGAQSCSDDRWWQANKLIKEGAIGKVLWTSASFCRNSINGEWNYPIDEDASPDNLDWNAWLGPAPKREFDKERYFRWRKYWDYSGGIATDLFYHTLSHLQIALGPEFPKRVSAGGGIYIQHDRDVPDTFHMIIDYPSDHSIVLCSSMANRQGITEMIRGHEATMYFEEPGVVIRPENEFKDLKQEIRVALNERPSHMDNWLDCIRTRNKPHLDADTAYKVMVAIALGVESYRKEKVMRFDSEKEKVV from the coding sequence TTGAGTAGGCGTGATTTTCTAAAAGGCTCAGCGGCTGCTGGTGCCGCTTTGGGCTTGGGCGTTTATAGCAGTAATACCGCACTTGCTGAACCTAAGGTAATTGGTGCGAACGACCGCATTCTGGTCGGAATTATCGGCTGTGGAAACAAGGGGACGAGTCATCTTAGAAGTTTGGTTCAGAAGTCAAAAAACGGAGGGAAGGTTGCGGTTGTTGCGGTATGCGACATCTACGAGCGCCGAAAGCAGCGTGCAAAGGAAATCTCTGGCGCAGAAGTATATCACGACTATCGGAAGCTTCTTGAGAGAAAGGACATAGATGCCGTTGTTATCGCAACACCGGATCATTGGCATGCGCCCATGGCGATTGATGCCATGCAGGCAGGAAAAGATGTGTACCTTGAGAAACCGATGACGTACACGTGGGAGGAAGCAAAAAAGGTGGCGCAGGTTGCCAAAGAGACAAATCGTGTCCTTCAGGTGGGCGCACAATCCTGTTCTGATGACAGGTGGTGGCAGGCAAACAAGCTGATAAAAGAAGGAGCGATTGGCAAAGTGCTTTGGACTTCCGCGAGCTTCTGCCGAAACTCCATAAATGGCGAATGGAACTATCCAATTGATGAAGATGCGAGCCCGGACAACCTTGATTGGAACGCATGGCTTGGCCCTGCTCCAAAGAGGGAGTTCGACAAAGAGCGGTACTTCAGATGGAGGAAATATTGGGATTACTCAGGCGGGATTGCAACCGATCTTTTCTATCACACACTTTCGCATCTTCAAATTGCCCTTGGTCCTGAGTTCCCAAAGCGCGTCTCAGCTGGTGGTGGGATTTATATCCAGCACGACCGCGATGTGCCTGATACTTTCCACATGATTATTGACTATCCTAGTGATCATTCCATCGTGCTTTGTTCCTCCATGGCGAATAGACAAGGCATAACCGAAATGATTAGGGGTCACGAAGCAACGATGTACTTCGAGGAGCCAGGAGTAGTTATTCGGCCGGAGAATGAATTCAAGGATTTAAAGCAAGAGATTAGGGTTGCTCTCAATGAGCGGCCCAGCCATATGGATAATTGGCTTGATTGTATCAGGACTAGGAACAAGCCTCATCTCGACGCCGATACCGCCTACAAAGTTATGGTAGCAATTGCTCTTGGCGTTGAATCCTATCGCAAGGAGAAGGTCATGCGATTCGATTCCGAAAAGGAAAAAGTAGTTTAG
- a CDS encoding zinc ribbon domain-containing protein, with the protein MPIYEFECQNCKTRFEKLCNINSAASGIECPNCGASEVRRLISAFYSRGSSSSSSSGSSSCASCQKSSCAGCK; encoded by the coding sequence ATGCCAATCTATGAGTTTGAGTGCCAAAATTGTAAAACGCGGTTTGAGAAACTCTGCAATATTAACTCTGCAGCAAGCGGCATAGAGTGTCCCAACTGCGGGGCTTCCGAAGTGCGCCGTCTAATATCTGCATTTTACTCGCGTGGTAGCAGCTCATCTTCGAGTTCAGGCTCATCCAGCTGTGCAAGCTGTCAAAAATCAAGCTGCGCGGGTTGCAAATAA
- the metG gene encoding methionine--tRNA ligase, which translates to MDKVFYITTPIYYVNDVPHIGHTYTTTAADVLARFKRLQGFRVLFGTGTDENAPKVAEAAEAKGQTPQEFVNEIVSEYLETWKRMHIAYDDFIRTTEERHRRVVEAVFEKLLKSGDIYKDFYKGWYCIYDETFFRESEVVDGLCPNPECRRPVRWVEEENYFFRLSAYGDRLLKYIESHPDFLGPEFRKNEVISFIKAGLRDACVTRASYGWGIPVPGDPEKVIYVWFDALLNYLTMAGYLSDERKFAEVWPPDVQLMAKDIFVRFHSTLWPAMLMGLDLPLPKRIYAHGFWTAEGEKMSKSKGNVVAPVQLAEEIAAMSGADVDIAIDAVRYYLMREVTFGLDGDFSRAGLIGRFNSDLANDLGNLLNRTLPLLHRYRGGVVPKPAADDEQSRNLADMVLKMVEEVAECIDRLQFSEALSSIWGVIARTNKYLEEQAPWRLAKDETNGLRLDTILYTVLETVRAIAIVIQPFMPTVSQAIWSQLGIPEPLSKQSWDDAAAWGKLKPGTRTAEPKPIFPRIETKKIALTQADESKRPAPAVVEERKEDKQVEQISFEEFKKIDLRIGRIVAADKVAGADKLLQLKVDLGTEQRQIVAGIAQWYSPEELVGREIVVVANLAPAKIRGVESKGMLLAADVGGTAVLLQPDKEVPPGSGVR; encoded by the coding sequence ATTGACAAAGTATTCTACATCACAACACCTATTTACTATGTGAATGATGTGCCACATATTGGCCATACGTACACCACTACTGCCGCGGATGTCCTAGCGCGGTTCAAGCGTCTGCAAGGATTCCGAGTGCTGTTTGGCACAGGCACCGATGAAAATGCGCCGAAAGTTGCAGAGGCTGCTGAGGCAAAGGGGCAGACACCTCAAGAGTTTGTGAATGAAATCGTCTCCGAATATCTTGAGACTTGGAAGCGCATGCACATTGCTTACGATGACTTCATCCGCACAACCGAGGAAAGACACCGTCGAGTTGTAGAAGCAGTGTTCGAAAAACTGCTTAAAAGCGGGGATATTTACAAGGACTTCTATAAAGGATGGTACTGCATCTACGATGAAACCTTTTTCCGAGAATCCGAAGTCGTCGATGGCTTGTGCCCCAATCCTGAGTGCAGAAGGCCAGTTCGCTGGGTAGAAGAAGAGAATTATTTCTTCCGACTCTCGGCATACGGCGATCGCCTGCTTAAATATATTGAATCGCATCCAGATTTTCTTGGCCCAGAATTCAGAAAGAACGAGGTGATCAGCTTTATCAAAGCTGGTCTAAGAGACGCTTGTGTAACGCGAGCTTCCTATGGGTGGGGCATCCCAGTCCCCGGCGATCCAGAGAAAGTCATCTACGTTTGGTTCGACGCCCTTCTTAATTATCTCACCATGGCAGGATATTTGTCAGATGAACGGAAGTTTGCCGAAGTATGGCCACCCGATGTTCAACTTATGGCAAAGGATATCTTCGTAAGGTTCCATTCCACGTTGTGGCCTGCCATGCTAATGGGCTTAGATTTGCCGCTTCCTAAGCGTATATATGCGCATGGGTTCTGGACCGCCGAGGGTGAGAAGATGTCGAAATCAAAGGGGAATGTTGTCGCGCCGGTGCAGCTCGCAGAAGAAATTGCCGCCATGTCGGGAGCAGACGTGGATATCGCCATAGATGCGGTGCGCTACTACCTTATGCGTGAAGTAACTTTTGGGTTAGATGGCGATTTTTCACGTGCTGGTTTGATTGGGCGATTTAACTCAGATTTAGCAAACGACCTTGGAAACCTCCTGAATCGAACTCTGCCGCTTCTACACCGCTATCGGGGTGGTGTCGTGCCCAAACCGGCGGCTGACGATGAGCAAAGCAGAAACCTTGCTGACATGGTCTTGAAAATGGTCGAAGAGGTTGCGGAATGCATTGACCGCCTGCAGTTCAGCGAGGCGCTTAGTTCGATTTGGGGTGTAATCGCGCGCACAAACAAGTATCTGGAAGAACAAGCGCCTTGGCGACTTGCAAAAGATGAAACAAACGGCTTGCGCTTGGATACCATACTGTATACAGTGCTCGAAACAGTTCGTGCAATTGCAATTGTCATACAACCTTTTATGCCTACGGTTTCGCAAGCTATTTGGAGCCAGCTTGGCATACCCGAGCCGCTTTCAAAGCAGTCTTGGGATGATGCAGCAGCTTGGGGAAAATTGAAGCCTGGAACACGCACAGCCGAACCTAAGCCGATATTTCCGCGAATAGAGACCAAAAAGATTGCTTTAACTCAGGCTGACGAAAGTAAACGCCCCGCACCGGCGGTGGTGGAAGAACGCAAGGAGGATAAGCAAGTGGAGCAAATTTCGTTTGAAGAATTCAAGAAAATTGACCTGCGTATCGGAAGGATTGTTGCCGCCGATAAAGTTGCTGGGGCTGACAAGCTCCTCCAGCTTAAGGTTGATTTAGGAACAGAGCAAAGACAAATTGTTGCAGGAATAGCTCAATGGTATTCGCCTGAGGAATTGGTGGGGCGTGAAATTGTTGTAGTAGCTAACCTGGCTCCCGCAAAAATCCGCGGCGTGGAATCAAAGGGTATGCTTTTGGCGGCAGACGTTGGCGGCACTGCGGTGTTATTACAACCCGATAAAGAAGTTCCGCCTGGCTCTGGCGTAAGATAA
- a CDS encoding uroporphyrinogen decarboxylase family protein, translated as MFEPIPDFERLRKALTCDGEPDRVPLCELGISPTVMPQFIGREAKTLEDYAEFYAKAGYDYLKVTPIYNWNPEGRVPKEGVRKGAGKAADTDTEVSIQYAPEGEGIITTLEDFETYPWMDVEDVDFSIFDQANKILPDGMQIIGHQGDIFTNAWCLMGFETFSYAMVEEPELIEAMCHKCGEIIYEIFEVISEQENIGALWLSDDIAYTEGLMVSPSFLRKHIFPWFKRIGNLARKIDVPYMYHSDGDLWQVMDDLIDDIGFSALHPIEPKAMDIKELKEKIGDRVCLIGNIDLGYTLTRGTPEEVEEEVKERIRDIAPGGGYCVGSSNTVPYYVPSENFRAMVEATLKWGKYPINI; from the coding sequence TTGTTTGAACCAATCCCCGACTTTGAGCGCCTTCGCAAGGCTTTAACCTGCGATGGAGAACCCGACAGAGTTCCGCTGTGCGAATTGGGCATTAGTCCGACAGTTATGCCGCAATTTATCGGACGAGAGGCAAAAACTCTCGAGGACTACGCAGAATTTTACGCGAAGGCGGGCTATGACTACCTGAAGGTAACCCCAATTTATAACTGGAATCCCGAGGGCAGAGTGCCAAAGGAGGGCGTTCGCAAGGGAGCTGGCAAAGCCGCAGACACAGATACCGAAGTGAGCATTCAGTATGCTCCAGAAGGCGAGGGAATAATTACAACCCTGGAAGATTTCGAGACCTACCCTTGGATGGACGTTGAGGATGTTGATTTTAGCATCTTTGACCAAGCGAACAAGATACTCCCGGATGGCATGCAGATAATAGGCCACCAAGGCGACATCTTCACCAACGCTTGGTGTTTGATGGGATTTGAGACATTCTCCTATGCGATGGTTGAAGAACCAGAGTTAATCGAAGCCATGTGCCACAAGTGCGGGGAGATAATCTACGAAATCTTCGAAGTAATATCCGAGCAGGAAAACATCGGGGCTCTTTGGCTTTCCGACGACATCGCATACACGGAAGGCTTAATGGTTTCGCCGTCGTTCCTAAGGAAGCACATATTCCCGTGGTTCAAGCGCATTGGGAACCTAGCGCGCAAGATAGACGTCCCATATATGTATCACTCTGACGGCGACCTTTGGCAGGTAATGGATGACCTGATAGACGACATCGGATTCAGCGCCCTGCATCCGATTGAGCCGAAGGCGATGGACATAAAAGAGCTTAAGGAGAAGATTGGTGACCGCGTTTGCTTGATTGGAAACATTGACCTAGGATACACGCTCACCAGAGGCACGCCCGAGGAGGTAGAAGAAGAGGTTAAGGAAAGAATACGCGATATTGCGCCGGGCGGTGGGTACTGCGTTGGTTCTAGCAACACCGTGCCTTACTACGTTCCTTCCGAGAACTTCCGCGCAATGGTGGAAGCAACGCTCAAATGGGGAAAATACCCAATCAATATTTAA